Part of the Chitinophaga parva genome is shown below.
TTTATTGCCAATGGTCACCGGCTGGAAAAATTCGATCTCGGTGGCTTCGTTAGCGCCCAGTCTCCATACTTTACCGTATTCTACCAGCTTGCCAAAGATCTCGCGGTCTTTCTTTTGCGGACGGCTGTACACCACGCGGGCCACCAGGGTGCCGGGTTCCCCTTTTACACGCACCAGGTAAGGATACATGGACGGGAAGTAAGCCATGTCCATGGGACTGGAGTCCAGCGGTGGCAGTTGTGCAGGATGCTGTGCTTTTGCATTGATGCCCAGCGTGAGCAGCAGGCTGGCCATAACCAGGAATTGCAGGTACTTTTTCATAGATAAAAATTACGATTTGCTTTATAGATGATATTAAAAATTTGCCGGGCAAACGTACAGGTTTTGCCCTGAATAATGTGCTGTAAAATGTCAGGCGGCAGTATATTTCTGAACAAAGGTATATAAGGCCGGGAAAAATTCATCGTAGCATTGCTGCAAGGCGTTGTAATGTGTATCAAAAACGGACAGTGGCACGCTGGCTTCAAAGTTGATATACTTGGCCCTCCTTACTATTCCGCGGAAGGTTTGTTCCATCCCGTTGCGGAAGCGGTAATTGTAAAGCCAGTTCTGTGAAGACATATATCCCAGCATATGGGTAAAGCTGGAGGGCAGTGCTACCGGCGGTGTACCTATCGTGGCATATACTTCCTGTGCAAAGGCCTGGAGCGAGGTATCTGTGAAATGCCGCGGATCATTGGCCAGGAAGTGGTCCATCACGATGTCGGTGAACACGGCCCCATATAGGCGGGTCTGTGGCCGGAATATAGCCCTGGCGGCAAAGGTGGCAGGATGGTTATCTGTAAAGGTATCGATGGCACGGTGCAGGCGGATGCCCTCCTGTATGGGCTGCGGATACAGGGCCAGTTGTCGTCCTTTCACAAAATCACCGATCATATTGCCGGTCATCAGGTCCGGCTGGTGAAAGGAGAGGTAGGCGTGGGCAAGGAAGTTCATGGTTAGAATTGATAGTACATGCAGCACGAATGTATTAAAAACCAGGCCAGCTTATCCAGTCTTTAATAATTGTGCAAATGAAGTGCAAAAATATTGTGCAAAACCATCTGCATTAACAGTTTTATTGCGTAAATTGCAATAACGCCCATTTCCACCAAACCCGCCACCCATCAGTCGTTCCCCCCTTTCTTCTTATCCAGCATCTACCATTCTTACCACAATTCCCTTTTAACAATTCCTTAACCCAGGCCGCTGCAACTTTTTTCATTTCCCAGCAACACTGCACTGGATGCGGGGCTGGCACCAGGTGCTGTAACCCGCTATGGATGCACGTTACAACATAGGATCATATAAACTGATCATGACCCGCCACTGGTATAGTAAGCCTTGCCACTTGTCCCGGATGCACGTAGTTTTACATCATCATTCAAACAAACAATAAACACTAATCAATCACATCATTAAATTTTTCTCCGCCATGAAAAAGATGATCCTGATGCTTTGTGTTGCTGCCACATTCGGTATCAGCACAGCTTTTGCCTCCCTCAGAGAGGAAACTGTAAACAACAAAAAAGTGATGGCCTCCTTCCAGAAGGAATTTACCGAGGCTAAGAACGTAGAGTGGTTTACAGATGATAAAGCCCAGAACTACACTGCAAACTTTACCATCCGCGAGTCTAAAGTGACCGCTCATTTTGATGCAGACGGTAACCTGCTGAACACCAGCCGTTACCTGAACGAAGACCAGCTGCCCCTGGCGGTAACCAACCGCCTGGCCAAGAAATACGCCGGTCAGCGCATTGAGAACATTACGGAGTACCAGGCAAACGGTGAAGTGACCTACTACATCACTGAAAGAAGTAAAGATGACATGATCACCATCGTGAAGGCTACGCCTGACGGCTGGTTGAGCGTGTACAACAAATTCAAACAAGCCATGTAATAGCATCCGCTGTTTTAGTATCTGTAGGCCTGCCTTGACCGATCAAGGCAGGCTTTTTTATGCCCCTATGCCGCAGGCCGCGTTAACTTTCCGGAAAGGCACCCCCACATTGCCCTAAAATCGTACCTTCGCCCCTCCGATAAAAATTTAAGAGCATATGACAAAAGGTCCCATTTCACAATTTATCCAGCATCATTACCGGCACTTCAACGCGGCAGCGCTGGTAGATGCAGCCAAAGGCTACGAAACACATTTACTGGAAGGTGGTAAAATGATGGTAACCCTGGCCGGCGCCATGAGCACGGCAGAGCTGGGTATTTCCTTTGCTGAAATGATCCGCGCGGGCAAGGTAGACATCATCTCCTGCACCGGCGCTAACCTGGAAGAGGATATTATGAACCTGGTAGCCCACACGCACTACAAGCGCGTGCCCCACTACCGCGATCTGAGCCCCCAGGATGAATGGGAGCTGCTGGAAAAAGGGTATAACCGCGTAACGGATACCTGCATTCCCGAAGAAGAAGCATTCCGCCGCATCCAGCAACATATTTTCAAGATCTGGAAAGACGCAGAAACCAACGGTGAACGCTATTTCCCCCACGAATACATGTACAAGCTGCTGCTTAGCGGCGTAATGAAAGAACATTACGAAATAGACCCGAAGCACAGCTGGATGCTGGCCGCAGCCGAAAAGAACATTCCCATCGTGGTACCGGGCTGGGAAGACAGCACCATGGGTAACATCTTTGCTTCTTACTGCATCAAGGGTGAGCTGAAACCCAGCACCATGAAGAGCGGTATTGAATACATGACTACCCTTTCCGAGTGGTACCGTGCAAACTCCGGCGGCAAGGGCGTAGGCTTCTTCCAGATCGGTGGCGGTATTGCAGGTGATTTCCCCATCTGCGTGGTGCCCATGATGTACCAGGACCTGGAATGGCATGATGTTCCCTTCTGGGGCTATTTCTGCCAGATCTCCGACTCCACTACCTCTTACGGTTCTTATTCCGGCGCCGTGCCCAATGAGAAGATCACCTGGGGTAAACTGGATATTCACACGCCGAAGTTTATCGTAGAATCAGATGCGACCATCGTGGCGCCCCTGATCTTTGCATATATCCTGGGCTGGTAAGGCTTAGGGATGAAGCTTGTTTCATGAAGGAAGACTGCCTTGAAAGGGGCAGTCTTTTTTTATGGCAGGTAATTCACGTTTTATGGCAGGTAATTCATGCACCAGATAAGAGGGCGTGGGAAAACCGCCACCAGCGGGCGACCATCAGGGAGCCAATGTATGGAGCCATGCACCGATAGGCGGGCTGTCAACCACCTGGCCGGCCAACTGTCAGCAACCTGCAGGCAGGCTGTCAACCACCAATGGGCCGTCCATCAGAAAAACAAGTCCGATGCAATCCCGTCTGCAAACAGCTTCCCGGCATTGGTGAGCACCATCCAGTCCATGACCGGGTGCATTTTGCCGCTGGCCACATAAGGCTCCACGGCCTGGCGCAGGCGCTCCGCTTTATCCTGCCCGAAGGTGGCGCTGATGAAGGCCAGGCTGGCTCCCTGGGAAGTGCGCAGGGATGTCATCAGGTATTCATTGAGGCGGATAGTGGGGGTGAGCGTTTCTTTTTCAAACGGCAGCGCTTGTTTTTCCAGCGCCTGCAGGTACAGGGCGTTGTTGGCCACATTCCACTGGCGGGAGTGCCCGTTGAAGGAGTGTGCAGACGGGCCTATTCCCAGGTAGGGCTGTCCCTGCCAGTAGCTGCTGTTGTGCCGGGAGTGCCAGCCGGGGCGGGCAAAGTTGGAGATCTCGTAATGTTCATACCCATTGGCAGCAGCCCACTGCATGAGCATTTCAAAATGGCGGGCGGCCTTGTCGGGGTCTACCGCCTGCACTTTATGCTGCGTAATGAAATGATCCAGGGCAGTGCCTGGCTCCACGGTGAGGGCGTAGCTGGAAAGATGGGGAATGTTCAATGCCTTTACCTGCTCCAGGTTCATGGCCCAGCCTTCATCACTGAGCGTAGGTCCTCCGTAAATGAGGTCTATCGTGATATTGTGAAAGCCGGCTGCCTGTGCTTCGCGGATGCATTGGAGCGCCTGGCCCGCATTGTGGGCCCGGTTCATCCAGCGCAGGTCTGCTTCGTGGAAGGACTGCACGCCTATGCTCAGGCGGTTAATGCCGGCCGTGTGGAGGGCCTGCAGTTTTTCCGGTGTAAGGTCGTCCGGGTTAGCCTCCAGGGTGATCTCCGCATCCGCGTTCACGGGGAAGAGCAGGCGGCACTGGGCCAGCAGGCTTTCTATTTCCGTGAGTTGCAGGAGGCTGGGGGTGCCACCCCCGAAGTAAATGGACGATACCGGTGCCCCGGCCAGGTAATCTTTTTGCAGCAGCAGTTCTGCCAGCAGGGCGCTCACCATTTCTGACTGCCGCCCCCGGGAAGTGGAGAAGTGGAAGTTGCAATAGTAGCACGCCTGTTTGCAAAATGGAATGTGAATATAAATGCCAGCCATATTTTTTCTCAGGCCCCAAAGGTAAGGCCATGCAACTAATGGGAAATAATCAGATATTTGTGAACCTGGGCATCTGCAGGCTTATCGCCCTAAAAATTACGGCGTTACGTGGCGTTGCCTCTCCATTATTCAGAAATATATTCTTTGTGCGCTATTGGTTTTTTCTCCTGCTGCTTTGCTGCCGGGTTACGATTTTTGCCCAGACAGATACCGGGCATGTGCCTCCCAAGAAAGTGACCACTACCATTAAGCACGATTCCGCCGGTCATGTAGTAGTGCCAAAGGTCCGCCACGATTCCCTGGGGCGGCCCATCGCGCCCGTGCGCCGCGACTCCCTGGGCCGTGTCATAGCGCCAAAGGTGAAGCGCGATTCCCTGGGCCGCGTCATCGGCAGACCGGATACTACCCGCCAGGCTGCTTTGGCCGCAGGTGTAAAAAAAGACAGCAGCCAGTTTTCCTACGCCGACTCTGCCGCCAGGCATGCGGTGGCCACGCCTACCCAGGGCCGGTCCGTGTACACGCCTACCGCCAGCTCCCTGGCCTACGACAGCCTGATGAGAAGCCTGCGCCGTCACCACCTGCTGGCCGGGGACAACCTGCACAAGACCGGTAGCCCCAAACCCGTGGTATACGATATGAACCCGCTGCGCAATTACCGCAGCCTGGACTGGCTGGTGTACATCATGCTGGGGGTAACGCTCATTCTGGGCATTATCCGCCTGGCATATCAGAAGTATTTCAGTGACCTGTTCCGCGCGTTCACCAATCCTACCCTGAGCCAGCGCCAGCTGAAGGATCAGTTGTCCCAATCGCCGTTTCCCAACTTTTTGCTCAATATTTTCTTTGCCATCAGCCTGGGCATGTACCTGTTCCTGGTGATGTTCCGCCTGCAATACATTTCCAGCTACAACCCGTTGCTGCTCATCCCTGCGCTGATCCTGCTGGTGGCGGCCATCTATTTTGTGAAGTACGTGGTGTTGCGCCTGTGTGGCTGGTTGTTTGGCAATGAAGACCTGGTGGATGCCTACGTTTTCATCCTGTACCTGATCAACAAGATCACCGGCGTATTGTTGTTGCCCTTTTTAGTGATTCTGGCTTTCTGCTCACCGGGAATAGCCCGGTTTTTCCTCTATATTTCGATATTTTTGATCATATTATTGATTGTATACAGGTATATTAGATCGTATGCACTGGTGAAGCAGTACCTGTCGTTCAGTAAATTGCATTTTTTTCTGTACCTTTGCGCATTCGAGGTCGCGCCGGTACTCATTCTGACGAAGGTGCTCCTGAAACTGGTTAACGGGTAATTTAGCAGTTACAAAGCCAATTGTTAACACACGCGCAATCACAAAAATGTATGATAAAAGGCGGGCCAAAAAAAGACTTGCAGAGTAAACACACCTTGTCGATCCTGATTTCCCAACCTAAGCCTGAAACAGAAAAATCACCTTATTTCGACTTAGCCAAGAAATACAACGTAAAGCTGGATTTCTTCCCGTTTATCCGGGTAGAAGGCGTGAGTGGCAAAGACTTCCGGAAGCAAAAGATCGACATCCTGCAATTCACCGCGGTGATCTTTACCAGCCGTACCGCAGTAGACCACTTCTTCCGCGTATGCGAAGAGTTGAAGATCAAGGTGTCACAGGATTGCAAATACTTCTGTATCACTGAAGCAGTTGCCCTTTACCTGCAGAAATTCATCCTTTACCGCAAGCGTAAGGTTTTTTACGGCGCAGACGGTTCCACCAAAGGGCTCCTGGAGGTGATGAACAAGCACCGCGACAACGAGAAGTTCCTCTTCCCCAGCTCAGACAGCCAGCAGAAAGATATTGAAGAATGGTTCAAAGCTAACAAATGCGAGTTTGCTACTGCCAGCCTCTACAAAACCGTAAGCAATGATGTAAAGGAAATAGTGACCAAACAGGACTACGATATGATCGTGTTCTTCAGCCCTTCCGGCGTAAAGTCACTGTTTGAGAACGTACCGGGCTTTGTGCAGAATGGCACCGCCATCGGCGCTTTCGGGCCTACCACTTCCGCCGCGGTAGAGCAGGCAGGTCTTCGCCTGGATGTAAAGGCACCGGCTCCCCAGGCACCTTCCATGGTGGCCGCCCTGGAGCTGTACCTGTCTAACATGACGGTGAAGAAATAGCTGCAGGAATTACACCGCTTCTTGCCGGTACCAGCGCCTTTTTTATGCTGCATACCGGTACCTATAAATACTATTTGAAAAGACAGTCCGCCGGGCTGTCTTTTTTTATGGAATTAATACAAAAAATACCAGAACACGGCTTATCTTGTACGTGACTTAGTTCGTTGAACAACATATACTTATCCAACAAAACTGGCGCACAACTTGTGGACAGATCCCGCTGTGGGAAGCTGCTGCGCTTTCAACTTTCCGTATGAACAGATTAGCACAGGAGACCAGTCCGTACTTATTGCAACATGCCCATAACCCGGTGGAGTGGTATCCCTGGGGCGAAGAGGCCCTGGAACGGGCCCGCCGGGAGGATAAGCCCATCCTGGTAAGCATCGGCTATGCCGCCTGCCACTGGTGCCACGTGATGGAGCGGGAAAGTTTTGAGAACGAGGCTACCGCGGCCCTTATGAATGCGTATTTCATCAACATTAAGATAGACCGGGAAGAGCGCCCGGACCTGGACCATATTTACATGGATGCCGTGCAGGCCATGACCGGCCAGGGTGGCTGGCCGCTCAATGTGTTCCTGCTGCCGGACGCCCGGCCTTTTTACGGGGGTACCTATTTCCCTCCAAAGGCCATGTACAACCGGGCTTCATGGACAGACGTGCTGCGCTCCATCCACAATGCCTACCTGGAAAAGCGGCCCGACCTGGAGGCCCAGGCGGCCCAGCTCACAGAGCACATGACCCGCAGTAACGATTTTGGCCTCAGTAATCCCATTGACCTGAACATTCCCCGTCATGAACTGTTTTCACAGGATCAGTGTCATACCATGTATAAGAATATCATGGGGCAGGCGGATAAGACCTGGGGCGGGTTTGGGCGTGCACCGAAATTCCCCGGCACGTTCAATATCAATTTCCTGCTGCGCTACGGGCATTTGTTCCGGGAGCCGGAAGCCATTGCACAGGCCACACTTTCGCTGGACAAGATGATCCAGGGCGGCATTTATGACCAGCTGGGGGGCGGCTTTGCCCGCTACTCCACAGACGATCAGTGGCTGGCGCCGCACTTTGAAAAAATGTTGTATGACAATGCCCTGTTGGTAGATACGCTGGCGGAAGCTTACACACTTACAAAGGACGAGCGCTATGCAGATACGATCCGGCACACGCTGGCCTTCATTGAGAACGAGATGCTGGATGCCGGCGGTGGCTGGTATGCCGCGCTGGATGCGGATTCTGAAGGGGTGGAAGGTAAATTCTACACCTGGAGCCGGGAGGAGATCGGGTCTATCCTGACAGAGCAGGCTAATTTGTTCTGTGATTTTTACGGCGTAAAAGATGAGGGGAACTGGGAGCATACGAACATCCTCTGGATGCCGGAAACCCTGGAAGACTATGCCGTTAAAAACCAGTTGGATAAGGAATGGCTGGCCACCGTACTGGCAGCATGCAGGGCCGCGTTGCTGGCAGCGCGGGAAAAAAGAGTGCGCCCCGGGCTGGATGACAAAATTTTATTAGGGTGGAATGCGTTATTGATACACGCCCATTGCAAAGCCTATGCGGCATTGGGGCACCAGCCATACCTGGATGCTGCGGAAAAGAATGCAGCATTTTGCTGGACGCAACTAAAACAACCCGGGGAAACCCCTGCGTTTTTCCACACCTGCAAAGCGGGGCAGGCTAAATATCCCGCGTTCCTGGATGATTACGCCTGGTTCATCCGCGCTATGATAACCCTGCAGGAGACCACCGGCCACCTGCACTACCTGGAGAAAGCCCAACTGCTGGCGGAGCATGTGAGTAAAGCGTTTTCCGATGAGCAACAGCTATACTTTTACTACACGGCAGCCGGCCAGGCAGACGTGATTGTACGCAAAAAAGAGATCTATGACGGGGCAGTACCCAGCGGCAATTCCGTGATGGCAGGCAACCTTTGGTACCTGGCCCTTGCATATGACCGCCAGGAGTGGGCAGACCGTGCAGTGAAGATGGCAGGCCAGCTGGCCCAAACCCTGAGCCGCTATCCCACCTCGTTCGGGGTATGGTGTAATTTCGTGTTACAGCTGGTGGCAGGCACCCGGGAGATAGCCGTGGTAGGCAAGGATTTCCGGGCCAGGATGGATGAGATCGGGAAGGTGTATATTCCCTTCAAAGTCTTACTGGGCGCGGAAAAGGACCGGCCGGACTACCCGCTGCTGAGCAGCCGGGAGCAGGAGGGGGAGACGCTGATCTACGTGTGCGAACATTACCATTGCATTAAACCGGTGAAACACATAGAAGAAATTATTAAACTAATTTAATATTTGTTTTATATTTGATACGAGCCGTCTCGTAACGAAAAATCGGGCTAACCCCGTAAAATAAAATGTTAAAATTTGCGTTTATATATCCCGCGAGGGCCGAAACCGGTGAGAAAAGTTTGTGGGAAAAGTAACTACGGATTAAAAAATATTGTTACATTTGCTATCTTTGATAAAACTTTGCCCGGTCGTAAGTAAGAGGCGTGTGTCCTTACAACAGGCTAGAAGCACCTGGCGGTTTTCAGCGTAAAACACATATTCTAATGAAAGCTACCCTTATGAAGCTTAATTTTTTCAGTGGTCTGTTTGCGATCGTGCTGGTTAGCCTGCTGGCCAGCTGTGGCGGTAGTAAAAAAACTCCCGGCAATGCGCAAGGGCAATTAATCGGCGTAAGTCCCCGGCCGAAGTACTTTCCCCCTGTACCTTATGGAATGGTGTATGTGCCGTCCGGCACTTTTCACATGGGCCCCAGTGATGAGGACGTGAACTATTCTTTCACAGCACGCAACAAAGCGATTTCCATTTCCGGCTTCTACATGGACGCTACCGAGATCACGAACAATGAATACCGCCAGTTTGTTAACTGGGTGCGTGATTCCATCGCACACATTTTACTGGGTCATGTAAAACAGGATGACGGGCAGGATTACATTGACTGGAAACAGAAGATCAACTATGCCGATAAGGCCACCATCGACAAGATGGAGCCGCTGTACTACTCCCAGGAAAACCGCCTGTACGGCAAGAAAGAGATCGATATTTATAAACTCATTTATCACTCCGAAACTTTCAACTGGGACCAGGCTAAGCTGCGTACCAATGCCGGCAAGCCCCGCTCCCAGTTCATCGTAAAGAAAGATGTGGCGATCTACCCGGACACCCTCTGCTGGATCCGCGACTTCTCTTACGCATATAACGAGCCGATGACCCGTATGTATTTCTGGCACCCGGCTTTTGACAATTATCCTGTAGTGGGTGTTACCTGGCACCAGGCCAACGCCTTCAACGAATGGCGCAGCCGCTACTGGGAAGACTACCGCACCTCCAAGAAGCTCTTCACAGAAGATAAGTTCCAGTTGCCTTCAGAAGCCCAGTGGGAATACGCTGCCCGCGGTGGCCGTGAGCAGGCGCCTTATCCCTGGGGTGGTCTTTACATCCGCAACAAGAAAGGATGTTTGCTGGCCAACTTCAAGCCAGGCCGTGGTGATTATCCGGAAGATGGTGGCTTCTACACCGTACGTGCAGATGCTTACTGGCCCAACGATTACGGCCTGTACAACATGGCTGGTAACGTAGCAGAATGGACACAGGACGTTTATTATGAAAATGCTTACTCTTTCACTTCAGATATGAACCCCTACCTGCGCATGGACGTACCGGATACGGCGGCTCCGAAGATGAAACGTAAGGCTGTAAGAGGTGGTTCCTGGAAAGACATCGGTTATTTCCTGCAAACCGGTACCCGCTCTTACGAATACCAGGACAGCGCCAAGTCCTACATCGGCTTCCGTTGTACGATCGCGTTCCTGAGCCGTTCCCGTAACGATTTTAGCAAACACAAATAGTTTGGAATACATCCTGAAAAACAAGCACAAGTCGTTAGCGCAAACAACTATTCCATAAACTTCAACACTTTAACCTTAACAAAATTTAACTAAAAAAGTAAATTTTAACCTATGGCTATGAATCCTAACAAAGCAAAATGGCTCAACTTTTTCGTTTGTACTGCTGCATCTGTGGTAATTATCGGGGCCCTGTTCAAAATTGAGCACTGGAAAGGCGCTGATATCGCTTTGATCATGGGTTTGAGCGTGGAGGCCCTCATCTTCCTGGTGTATGCCTTCGTTCCGGACACCGGTGGTCATGATGCACCTGCACATACAACTGTGGTAGCCGCTGGCAGCCCTAATGTGGCTGGTTTGGACAAAATGCTGGGTGATGCCAACATCACGCCGGTAAGCCTGCAACGCCTGAGCGAGAACTTCCAGAAACTGGGTACTACCGTTGACAAAATGCGCGACATTTCCGACGTGGTAGCTGCTACCGGTGACTATACAGCAAAAACCAAGGAAGCTGCTGTGGCCGTAGGTAACGTAGCTACTGCATATACCAATGCTGCTGCTGCTGTATCTTCTTTCAACAGCGCTTCTGATGCTACTAAATCCTTCCACGAGCAGATGCAGGTGATGAGCAAGAACCTGGCTTCCCTGAACGCTATCTATGAACTGGAACTGCAGGATACCAACAACCACCTGAAAGCCATGAACAAGTTCTACGGCAACCTGGTGAATGCTTCTGCAGCCATGAACAATAGCGTGGAAGATGCTAAGAAAACACAGGAACAGATCACACTGCTGGCTAAGAACCTCGGTAACCTGAACACTGTTTACGGCAACATGCTGTCCGCAATGAAAGGATAATTGGAAATACTATAGTTGAAACAAAGGCTTTAATCCAAAAAGAAAAGAACTATGGCATTACCAAAAGACCCCAGGCAAAAGATGATCAACATCATGTACCTGGTGCTTACCTCCATGCTGGCACTGAACGTGTCTGCGGAGATCCTGAATGCGTTTACCATCGTAAACAATTCAATCGATAACTCTAACGTTTCCATCACCGGAAAGAACAATAACGCATACGCAGCTTTTGTAAAGCAAATGGCGGACGATCCTGAAAAAGTAGGCCCGCTGAAAGCAAAGGCTGATGCCGTAAAAGCGGAAGCTAAAACAGCTTACGACCAGCTGGAAGCGCTGAAAGACCAGATCGCCAAAGAAACCGGTGGTTACGAAACCGAAGCAAGCGGTGAAAAAACACTGAAAGAAAAAGGTAACCTGGATGTGGCCACCCGCATCATGGAAAACCAAAAGAAGGGCCCCGAGCTGCAGGCTATGCTCAAAAAGTTCCGCACCAGCCTGCTGAGCAGTGTAGATCCTAAAGACCGCGCTACTTTTGATAAAGCGCTGCCCCTGCAGATCCAGGACAGCTATAAGGGGGAAGATGGCAAGGCTAAGACCTGGACCACCTACCACTTTAACATGGTGCCCGCAGTAGCTGCTTTCACCATCCTGTCTAAACTGCAGAACGACGTGAAAAACTCTGAGTCCATGGTAGTGGAAGACCTGCTGAAGCAGATTCACGCCAATGACATCGTGTTCGATAAAATGCAGGCGTTCGTATCCATGAACTCCAAGAACCTGCAGGAAGGCCAGACCCTCACTGCCCAGATCGCGATCGGCGCTTACAGCACTACCGTGAGCCCTGAGATCGTAGTGAATGGCCAGACCCTGAAAGTGGAGAACGGTCTTGCTACTTACACCCTCCCCGTATCCGGCCTGGGTGATAAGACGCTGACCGGTACCATCAAGCTGAAAAAGCCCAATGGTGAAATAGTAGAATCTGCGATCAACGAACCTTACACCGTAGGCGCTTCTGCTACTTCTATCTCTGCAGACAAGATGAACGTTCTTTATATCGGTGTACAGAACCCGATCTCTATCACCGCTGCCGGCGTACCTGCTGAAAAAGTAGCCGCTTCTATCACCGGTGGTAGCATTGCCAAACAAGCAGCCGGCAAGTTCCTGGTAACGTGCAGCCAGCCTGGCAAAGCAAACATCGTGGTATCTGCTGATGGCAAGAACCTTTCTTCCAAAGAATTCCGTGTGAAATTCATCCCCGACCCTGTATTGAAAGTGGGTATGAACAAATCCGGTTATATGAAAGCCTCTGAATTTAAAGTACAGGGCGGCCTGCGTGCTGACCTGGAGAACTTTGAATTTGAAGGTGTGAAATATGATGTAGTTGGTTACCGTATCGGTATCGATGCAAAAGGCAGGGACTATGCGGAAGGCGACGCTAACAGCGCTTACTTCCCCAGCAGCATCCAGGCTTCTGTACGTTCCCTGAAACCCGGCGACCAGGTATACTTCGACAATGTAAAAGTGAAAGGTCCCGATGGCCGCGTACGCGACATGGGTAACATTTCCTTCAAATTAAACTAAAACGGTCCTTTACAACTTGAATTCTATGCGTTCAACAATGATCAACCGGATAGCATGGTGCGTTTTACTGACTGCCCTGATCAGCACCGGCGCTGATGCACAACGTCGCGGCGGCGCCACCCGGCGTAAACCGGCTGCTGATGCAACCCAGCAGACCGATCCCAACGCAGGCGTGACCAACCCGGCAACCGGTAACACAGTGGCTCCTCCCCCCGCGGCGCCAGCCACCACTGGTACGCAGCCTTCCCTGCGCCCGGATGGCATCAGCGCAGGCCCCATGGTAGATACACCCCGTACGTCCAAGCGTGTGGATGGTGTAACCGCCAAGAGCCTTATCCGTGACCGTACACCTCTCACCTACGATTATATCCGTGAAGACGACAAGTTCTGGGAAAAACGCGTATGGCAGATCATTGACATCCGCGAAAAAATGAACCTGCCCTTCCAGTATAACGTAGAGGATGAAAACGGTACGAACCAGCTGTTCATCAACATCCTGCTGAACGCGATCAAGAACAAGGAAGTAGAGGCCTTCAACCCGATTGATGACCGTTTCACCACCGTGATGCCTTACGAAGAGATCATGGGCAAGCTGCAGGGCGAGGTAAAACAAGTGCGCAGCATTGACCCCGTGACCGGTGAGGAAAAAATGGTGGAAACCCGGGATGATTTCAACCCCGAAACGATCAAGCAATTCAAGATCAAGGAAGTGTGGGTGATAGACAAGGAAGCCTCCGCGCTCAAAGTGCGCATCCTGGGTATAGCCCCCATGGTGGCCCGTATGAACGAAGACGGCAGCCTGCGCGCCTCCATCCCCCTGTTCTGGGTATACTATCCTGACCTGCGCCCTGTACTGGCTAAATTTGATGTTTACAACCAGAACAACGACGCAGCCAGCATGAGTTGGGAAGACGTATTTGAAATGCGCTTTTTCTCCAGCTACATCATCAAGGAGAACAATAACTACAACCGTGAGATCAAGGACTACATTAAAGACGGCGTAATGCGCCTCATGGAAGGACAAGCCATCCATG
Proteins encoded:
- the porN gene encoding type IX secretion system ring subunit PorN/GldN is translated as MRSTMINRIAWCVLLTALISTGADAQRRGGATRRKPAADATQQTDPNAGVTNPATGNTVAPPPAAPATTGTQPSLRPDGISAGPMVDTPRTSKRVDGVTAKSLIRDRTPLTYDYIREDDKFWEKRVWQIIDIREKMNLPFQYNVEDENGTNQLFINILLNAIKNKEVEAFNPIDDRFTTVMPYEEIMGKLQGEVKQVRSIDPVTGEEKMVETRDDFNPETIKQFKIKEVWVIDKEASALKVRILGIAPMVARMNEDGSLRASIPLFWVYYPDLRPVLAKFDVYNQNNDAASMSWEDVFEMRFFSSYIIKENNNYNREIKDYIKDGVMRLMEGQAIHDKIFNKEQDLWQY